The sequence below is a genomic window from Pseudomonas cannabina.
CAAAAATGATCATTGCCGGTTTCTCGGCCTATTCGAAGACGCTGAACTTCCCCCGTTTTCGCGAAATAGCCGACAAAGTGGGCGCTTATCTGTTCGTCGACATGGCCCACGTCGCCGGTCTGGTCGCCGCCGGTTTGTACCCCAATCCGCTGCCGTATGCCGACGTGGTCACCACCACCACCCACAAAACCCTGCGCGGCCCACGCGGCGGCCTGATCCTGGCCAAGGCCAACGAAGAGCTGGAGAAGAAATTCAATTCCGCCGTCTTTCCCGGTGGTCAGGGTGGCCCGTTGATGCACGTCATCGCCGCCAAGGCCGTGTGTTTCAAGGAAGCGATGGAGCCTGGCTTCAAGGCGTATCAGCAGCAGGTCATCGATAACGCGCAAGCCATGGCGCAGGTGTTCATCGATCGTGGCTTCGACGTGGTCTCCGGCGGTACCGACAACCACCTGTTTCTGGTCAGCCTGATCCGTCAGGGCCTGACCGGCAAAGATGCCGACGCCGCGCTGGGTCGTGCGCACATCACGGTCAACAAAAACTCGGTGCCCAACGATCCGCAGTCACCCTTCGTGACCTCGGGCCTGCGCATCGGCACCCCGGCCGTTACCACTCGCGGTTTCAAGGTGACCCAGTGCATCGAACTGGCAGGCTGGATCTGCGACATTCTCGATAACCTCGGCGACGCCGATGTCGAGGCCAACGTCGCCAGCCAGGTCGCAGCCCTGTGCGCCGATTTCCCGGTTTATCGCTGAGTCAGGAGTAGCCTTACATGCAGCATTACTCAGGCTTCGGCCTTCTCAAGCATTCCCTCAGCCATCACGAAAACTGGCAGCGCATGTGGCGCACGCCAACGCCGAAGAAAGTCTACGACGTGGTGATCGTCGGTGGCGGCGGACACGGTCTGGCGACCGCTTACTACCTGGCCAAAGAGCACGGCATCACCAACGTGGCAGTGGTCGAGAGAGGCTGGCTGGGCGGCGGCAACACGGCGCGTAACACCACCATCGTGCGTTCCAACTACCTGTGGGACGAGTCGGCGCATCTGTATGAACACGCGATGAAACTGTGGGAAGGCCTGTCTCAGGACCTGAACTACAACGTCATGTTCTCCCAGCGTGGCGTCTACAACCTGTGTCACACCTTGCAGGACATGCGCGACTCCGAACGCCGCGTCAGCGCCAACCGCCTCAACGGCGTGGATGGCGAACTGCTCAACGGCAAGCAGGTCGCCGAGGAAATCCCGTACCTGGATTGCTCGAAAAACACCCGTTACCCGATCATCGGCGCGACCGTGCAACGCCGTGGCGGCGTGGCCCGTCATGACGCCGTGGCCTGGGGCTTCGCGCGCGCTGCCGACGCTCTGGGCGTAGACCTGATTCAGCAAACCGAAGTGATCGGTTTTCGCAAGGAAAACGGCGTGTGCATCGGCGTCGAGACCAATAAGGGCTTCATCGGTGCCAAACGCGTTGGTGTCGTCACGGCCGGTAACTCCGGGCACATGGCCAAGCTGGCAGGCTTTCGTCTGCCGATCGAGTCACACCCGTTACAGGCGCTGGTTTCCGAGCCGATCAAACCGATTATCGACAGCGTGATCATGTCCAACGCCGTGCACGGCTACATCAGCCAGTCCGACAAAGGCGATCTGGTGATCGGTGCCGGTATCGACAGCTGGGTCGGCTACGGCCAGCGCGGCTCGTACCCGGTGATCGAACACACCATTCAGGCCATCGTCGAGATGTTTCCAGTCTTGTCCCGCGTGCGCATGAACCGTCAATGGGGCGGCATCGTCGACACCACACCGGACGCCTGCCCGATCATCTCCAAAACACCGGTACCCAATATGTTCTTCAACTGCGGCTGGGGCACCGGTGGCTTCAAGGCCACGCCGGGCTCGGGCAACGTGTTTGCCGCCAGCCTGGCCAAAGGCGAAATGCACCCGCTGGCCAAGCCCTTCTCCATCGACCGCTTCCACAATGGCGCGCTGATCGACGAACACGGCGCCGCAGCCGTAGCCCACTAACAGGAGAACCCGACCATGCTGCATATCTTCTGTCCTCACTGTGGCGAACTGCGCTCCGAAGAGGAATTCCACCCGTCCGGCCAGGCGCATATCCCGCGCCCGCTGGACCCCGCCGCCTGCACCGATGAGCAATGGGGCGACTACATGTTCTTCCGCGACAACCCGCGTGGCCTGCACCATGAGCTATGGATACACGCCGCCGGTTGCCGTCAGTACTTCAATATGACGCGCAACACGGTGACCTACGAAATTCTCGAAACCTATCCGATTGGCAGCAAGCCACAGTTCACGGATCAGGGAGAAAAGGCATGAGCCAGAGCAATCGCCTGCCCAACGGCGGCCGCATCAACCGCAGCAAAGTGCTGAACTTCACCTTCAACGGCCAGACCTACCAGGGCTTTGAAGGCGACTCGCTGGCGTCCGCGCTGCTGGCTAATGGCGTTGACATCATTGGTCGCAGTTTCAAGTACTCCCGGCCGCGCGGCATCTTCGCGGCAGGCTCGGAAGAACCGAATGCCGTGTTGCAGATCGGCGCGACCGAAGCGACGCAGATCCCCAACGTGCGGGCCACCCAGCAAGCGCTATATGCCGGGCTGGTGGCGACCAGCACCAACGGCTGGCCGAGCGTGAATACCGATGTGATGGGCATTCTCGGCAAGGTCGGCGGCAAACTGATGCCACCGGGCTTCTACTACAAAACCTTCATGTACCCGCAATCGTTCTGGATGACTTACGAGAAGTACATCCGCAAGGCCGCAGGCCTGGGCCGTTCGCCAACCGAAAACGATCCGGACAGTTACGACGCGATGAACCAGCACTGTGACGTGCTGATCGTCGGCGCAGGCCCGGCTGGTCTGGCCGCTGCGCTGGCTGCGGGTCGCAGCGGCGCCAGAGTGATTGTCGCCGACGAGCAGGAAGAGTTCGGCGGCAGCCTGCTCTACAGCCGCGAAAGTCTGGATGGCAACCCGGCTGCCGAGTGGGTTACAACAGTGGTTGCCGAGCTGAAAAGCCTGCGCAACGTGACGTTGCTGCCACGCGCTACGGTCAACGGCTATCACGATCACAATTTCCTGACCATTCATGAGCGCCTGACCGACCACCTCGGTGATCGCGCGCCCATCGGCATGGTCCGCCAGCGCATGCACCGGGTGCGCGCCAAACGCGTGGTGCTGGCTGCCGGTACTCACGAGCGTCCGCTGGTGTATGGCAACAATGATGTGCCGGGCAACATGCTCGCGGGTGCAATCTCGACGTACGTTCGTCGTTACGGTGTCGCGCCGGGCAAAAAACTGGTGCTGTCCACCAACAACGATCACGCTTACCGCGTCGCGCTGGACTGGCTCGATGCCAGCCTGCAAGTCGTTGCGATTGCCGATGCACGGCACAATCCGCGCGGCCCGCTGGTTGAAGAGGCACGCGCCAAAGGCATTCGCATTCTGACCGGCAGCGCGGTGATCGAAGCCCGCGGCAGCAAACGCGTCACCGCTGCACGGGTCGCCGCCATCGACGTCAAGGCGCACACCGTTGCCAGCCCCGGTGAATGGCTGGAATGCGATCTGGTTGCCAGTTCCGGTGGCTACAGCCCGATTGTGCACCTGGCCTCACACTTGGGAGGCAAACCCGTCTGGCGTGAGGACATCCTCGGTTTCGTACCGGGCGAAGCGCCGCAGAAACGTATTTGCGTGGGTGGCGTGAACGGTGTTTACAGCCTTGCCGACAGCCTGGCGGACGGTTTCGAAGGTGGCGTGCGCGCTGCCAGTGAAGCAGGCTTCAAGATTGTTGAAGGCGTGATGCCCAAAGCCCTCAGCCGCGCAGAAGAACCAACGCTGGCACTGTTCCAGGTGCCGCACGAAAAAGGTACTGCACGGGCACCCAAGCAATTCGTCGATTTGCAGAACGACGTGACCGCCGCCGCCATCGAACTGGCGACCCGCGAGGGTTTCGAGTCCGTCGAGCACGTCAAACGCTACACCGCGCTGGGCTTCGGCACCGATCAGGGCAAGCTGGGCAACGTCAACGGCCTGGCCATCGCTGCCCGTGCGCTGAACGTGTCGATCCCGGAAATGGGCACCACCATGTTCCGCCCCAACTACACGCCGGTGACCTTCGGCGCAATAGCCGGGCGCCACTGCAAGCATATCTTCGAGCCAGTACGCTTTACCGCGCTGCACGCCTGGCACGTCAAGAACGGTGCCGAATTCGAAGACGTCGGCCAGTGGAAACGTCCTTGGTACTTCCCGAAGAACGGTGAAGACCTGCCTGCCGCCGTCGCGCGTGAATGCAAGGCGGTGCGTGACAGCGTCGGCCTGCTGGACGCCTCGACACTGGGCAAGATCGACATTCAAGGGCCGGACGCCCGCGAATTTCTCAACCGCATCTACACCAACGCCTGGACCAAGCTGGACGTGGGTAAAGCGCGTTACGGCCTGATGTGCAAGGAAGACGGCATGGTCTTCGATGACGGCGTAACGGCCTGCCTCGCCGACAACCATTTCCTGATGACCACCACCACCGGCGGCGCTGCACGTGTCCTGCAATGGCTGGAAATCTATCAGCAGACCGAATGGCCGGACCTGAAGGTTTATTTCACCTCAGTGACCGACCACTGGGCGACGCTGACGCTGTCTGGCCCCAACAGTCGCAAGCTGCTGAGCGAAGTCACCGATATCGACCTGGACCGTGAAGCGTTTCCGTTCATGACCTGGAAAGAAGGTCTGGTCGCAGGCGTGCCGGCGCGGGTGTTCCGCATCTCGTTTACCGGCGAGCTGTCCTACGAGGTCAACATCCAGGCCGACTATGCAATGGGCGTTCTGGAAAAGATCGCCGAAGCGGGTAAGCCTTACAACCTGACGCCTTACGGCACCGAAACCATGCACGTACTGCGTGCGGAAAAGGGTTTCATCATCGTCGGTCAGGACACCGACGGCTCGATGACCCCCGACGACCTGAACATGGGCTGGTGTGTCGGCCGCACCAAACCGTTCTCGTGGATCGGCTGGCGCGGCATGAATCGCGAAGACTGTGTGCGTGAGCAGCGCAAGCAATTGGTCGGCCTCAAACCCATAGACCCGACCCAGTGGCTGCCAGAAGGTGCGCAACTGGTGTTCGATACCAAACAGGCGATCCCGATGAGCATGGTCGGCCACGTGACCTCCAGCTATGCGCACAACTCGCTGGGCTATTCGTTCGCGATGGGCGTGGTTAAAGGCGGCCTGAAGCGGATCGGCGAGCGTGTGTTCGCGCCGTTGGCCGATGGCAGCGTAATCGAA
It includes:
- the glyA gene encoding serine hydroxymethyltransferase; translated protein: MFSKQDQIQGYDDALMSAINAEEQRQEDHIELIASENYTSKRVMQAQGSGLTNKYAEGYPGKRYYGGCEHVDKVEQLAIERAKQLFGADYANVQPHSGSQANAAVYLALLQAGDTVLGMSLAHGGHLTHGAKVSFSGKLYNAVQYGIDTTTGLIDYDEVERIAVECQPKMIIAGFSAYSKTLNFPRFREIADKVGAYLFVDMAHVAGLVAAGLYPNPLPYADVVTTTTHKTLRGPRGGLILAKANEELEKKFNSAVFPGGQGGPLMHVIAAKAVCFKEAMEPGFKAYQQQVIDNAQAMAQVFIDRGFDVVSGGTDNHLFLVSLIRQGLTGKDADAALGRAHITVNKNSVPNDPQSPFVTSGLRIGTPAVTTRGFKVTQCIELAGWICDILDNLGDADVEANVASQVAALCADFPVYR
- a CDS encoding sarcosine oxidase subunit beta family protein, whose protein sequence is MQHYSGFGLLKHSLSHHENWQRMWRTPTPKKVYDVVIVGGGGHGLATAYYLAKEHGITNVAVVERGWLGGGNTARNTTIVRSNYLWDESAHLYEHAMKLWEGLSQDLNYNVMFSQRGVYNLCHTLQDMRDSERRVSANRLNGVDGELLNGKQVAEEIPYLDCSKNTRYPIIGATVQRRGGVARHDAVAWGFARAADALGVDLIQQTEVIGFRKENGVCIGVETNKGFIGAKRVGVVTAGNSGHMAKLAGFRLPIESHPLQALVSEPIKPIIDSVIMSNAVHGYISQSDKGDLVIGAGIDSWVGYGQRGSYPVIEHTIQAIVEMFPVLSRVRMNRQWGGIVDTTPDACPIISKTPVPNMFFNCGWGTGGFKATPGSGNVFAASLAKGEMHPLAKPFSIDRFHNGALIDEHGAAAVAH
- a CDS encoding sarcosine oxidase subunit delta; its protein translation is MLHIFCPHCGELRSEEEFHPSGQAHIPRPLDPAACTDEQWGDYMFFRDNPRGLHHELWIHAAGCRQYFNMTRNTVTYEILETYPIGSKPQFTDQGEKA
- a CDS encoding sarcosine oxidase subunit alpha, with the translated sequence MSQSNRLPNGGRINRSKVLNFTFNGQTYQGFEGDSLASALLANGVDIIGRSFKYSRPRGIFAAGSEEPNAVLQIGATEATQIPNVRATQQALYAGLVATSTNGWPSVNTDVMGILGKVGGKLMPPGFYYKTFMYPQSFWMTYEKYIRKAAGLGRSPTENDPDSYDAMNQHCDVLIVGAGPAGLAAALAAGRSGARVIVADEQEEFGGSLLYSRESLDGNPAAEWVTTVVAELKSLRNVTLLPRATVNGYHDHNFLTIHERLTDHLGDRAPIGMVRQRMHRVRAKRVVLAAGTHERPLVYGNNDVPGNMLAGAISTYVRRYGVAPGKKLVLSTNNDHAYRVALDWLDASLQVVAIADARHNPRGPLVEEARAKGIRILTGSAVIEARGSKRVTAARVAAIDVKAHTVASPGEWLECDLVASSGGYSPIVHLASHLGGKPVWREDILGFVPGEAPQKRICVGGVNGVYSLADSLADGFEGGVRAASEAGFKIVEGVMPKALSRAEEPTLALFQVPHEKGTARAPKQFVDLQNDVTAAAIELATREGFESVEHVKRYTALGFGTDQGKLGNVNGLAIAARALNVSIPEMGTTMFRPNYTPVTFGAIAGRHCKHIFEPVRFTALHAWHVKNGAEFEDVGQWKRPWYFPKNGEDLPAAVARECKAVRDSVGLLDASTLGKIDIQGPDAREFLNRIYTNAWTKLDVGKARYGLMCKEDGMVFDDGVTACLADNHFLMTTTTGGAARVLQWLEIYQQTEWPDLKVYFTSVTDHWATLTLSGPNSRKLLSEVTDIDLDREAFPFMTWKEGLVAGVPARVFRISFTGELSYEVNIQADYAMGVLEKIAEAGKPYNLTPYGTETMHVLRAEKGFIIVGQDTDGSMTPDDLNMGWCVGRTKPFSWIGWRGMNREDCVREQRKQLVGLKPIDPTQWLPEGAQLVFDTKQAIPMSMVGHVTSSYAHNSLGYSFAMGVVKGGLKRIGERVFAPLADGSVIEAEIVSSVFFDPKGEQQNVE